From [Clostridium] symbiosum, a single genomic window includes:
- a CDS encoding LacI family DNA-binding transcriptional regulator, whose protein sequence is MKNANVTLQVIADKAHVSKALVSRVLNNRPVRVSEQKRAQILKIANELDYIPSGQILTGVSSPRLNKTIALIQPNLNFQFLAQITEGVIEHAYDNGYSVIVFDSKEDSALELKYLELCHTLGVNGIILNSFANSNNRNYIEKLHEWELPVVFIDCYPNDKRFSIVSSQNRDYMYLLTESLIARGHQNILSIIQDKSTLTNVSLERLNGYYAAMNKHGLPGYNEIIYPDRDYRQQPIFSLLNSSQKFSAFIINTAWDVPNFINLIHETKYLEHNDFEIGVFDDFMIPFTEYSAGSNKNIYDKIVSVVTQRPKEIAVQSVDILIESIKKGEAFSPVQKFTDCDLVLIKQPE, encoded by the coding sequence ATGAAAAACGCAAACGTAACACTGCAGGTGATAGCCGACAAGGCGCATGTTTCCAAGGCCCTCGTATCAAGAGTTCTCAACAACAGACCCGTCAGAGTGTCCGAACAGAAAAGAGCGCAGATTTTGAAAATCGCGAATGAACTGGATTATATTCCTTCCGGGCAGATTCTTACCGGTGTATCCTCGCCGCGGCTCAACAAGACGATTGCCCTCATACAGCCGAACCTGAACTTCCAGTTTCTCGCCCAGATTACGGAGGGCGTCATTGAACACGCCTATGACAATGGATATTCCGTCATTGTGTTTGACAGCAAGGAGGACAGCGCCCTGGAATTAAAATACCTGGAACTCTGCCATACGCTGGGTGTGAACGGCATTATCCTGAACTCTTTCGCCAACAGCAATAACAGGAATTACATCGAAAAACTGCACGAATGGGAACTGCCCGTAGTCTTTATCGACTGCTACCCCAATGATAAACGTTTTTCCATTGTCTCCTCGCAGAACCGTGATTATATGTACCTCCTGACCGAGAGCCTGATCGCCAGAGGCCACCAGAATATTTTAAGCATCATCCAGGACAAGTCCACTCTGACCAATGTATCACTGGAACGCTTAAACGGATATTATGCTGCGATGAACAAACACGGACTTCCCGGATACAATGAGATAATTTATCCGGACCGCGATTACAGGCAGCAGCCGATCTTCTCGCTCTTAAATTCCTCGCAGAAGTTCAGTGCATTTATTATCAATACGGCGTGGGATGTCCCTAATTTTATCAATTTGATTCATGAGACAAAGTATCTGGAACATAATGATTTTGAGATTGGGGTGTTTGACGATTTCATGATACCGTTCACCGAATACAGCGCCGGTTCCAACAAGAATATTTATGATAAGATCGTGAGCGTTGTCACGCAGCGCCCGAAAGAAATTGCCGTCCAGTCCGTGGACATCCTGATTGAAAGTATAAAAAAGGGGGAAGCATTCTCCCCTGTGCAGAAATTTACGGACTGCGACCTCGTTCTGATCAAACAGCCGGAATAG
- a CDS encoding response regulator transcription factor encodes MNHILIVEDDREIAENLLFLLGKEGFSAETAATREEALEKTARKRFDLILMDVMLPDGNGYSLCTTIKRETDIPVIFLTAMGDEGSIVTGFDLGADDYIAKPFKPLELISRVKNTLRRSGKSCSLFLLDGLEVDTVKGIVRRNGKEIMLTALEYRLLLVFLNRQGEVLSRMRLLEEIWDIAGDYVNDNTLTVYIKRLREKIEEDPANPRIIMTVRGRGYRVGE; translated from the coding sequence ATGAATCACATTTTAATAGTGGAAGATGACAGGGAGATTGCAGAAAATTTATTGTTTCTCCTGGGGAAAGAAGGCTTTTCGGCGGAGACGGCCGCAACCAGGGAGGAGGCGCTCGAAAAAACCGCCCGAAAACGGTTTGATTTGATCCTGATGGATGTCATGCTGCCCGATGGAAACGGATACTCTCTCTGCACGACAATCAAAAGAGAGACGGATATACCGGTTATTTTCCTGACCGCAATGGGAGATGAGGGCAGCATTGTTACGGGCTTTGATTTGGGCGCGGATGATTATATTGCAAAACCGTTTAAACCCCTGGAACTGATTTCACGCGTGAAAAATACGCTCAGGAGGAGTGGGAAAAGCTGTTCGCTGTTTCTGCTCGACGGTCTGGAAGTGGATACCGTAAAAGGCATTGTCAGGAGAAATGGAAAGGAGATTATGCTGACCGCGTTGGAATACAGGCTTTTACTTGTCTTCTTAAACCGACAGGGGGAAGTCCTTTCCAGGATGAGGCTGCTGGAGGAGATATGGGATATTGCCGGTGACTATGTAAATGACAATACGCTCACCGTTTATATCAAGCGCCTCCGGGAAAAGATAGAGGAAGATCCGGCCAATCCGCGGATTATTATGACGGTCCGGGGGAGAGGCTACAGAGTCGGAGAATAA
- a CDS encoding sugar ABC transporter ATP-binding protein, protein MSENILEMRHIYKRYGGIKALTDVNLELRKGEVLCLCGENGAGKSTLMKILAGVEKPTSGEIFIDGRKVQIERPLDAIRLGISMVHQELVQIEEMTVAENIFVGRYKSNAGIVDGKGLKREAEELMDRIGIHFPPDSLVRQYSVAQRQLIEIAKALSYDASIIIFDEPTAALTTEETENLYQIIRKLREEGIAVILISHRMEDIFAVGDRVEVLRDGEPSGALSVGGATVDGIVRMMIGRQPEQQFPDKTNQAGDTILEVKHLTNGRITDISFELKKGEILGVAGLVGAGRTELLRAIFGVDGCEGELVLEGVSIKNHSPAEGLKRGFALVPEDRKDQGLILEQSILQNLILSVLKKISAFGIMSRKKSQELSWEYIDKLKIRSSGSGMMVRMLSGGNQQKVVLGKCLASSPSILLLDEPTRGVDVGAKAEIYRIINELAADGMAIIVVSSEMTELLGISDRILVMHEGYLSGELEREEATEETIIKLAISHSPKICV, encoded by the coding sequence ATGAGTGAAAACATTCTGGAAATGAGACATATTTACAAAAGATACGGCGGTATCAAGGCTCTGACGGATGTGAACCTGGAACTGAGAAAGGGAGAGGTGCTGTGCCTCTGCGGTGAGAACGGAGCCGGCAAATCGACATTGATGAAAATTCTGGCGGGTGTCGAGAAACCGACCTCGGGAGAAATCTTCATTGACGGCAGAAAAGTACAGATTGAACGTCCCCTGGATGCCATCCGCCTGGGAATCAGCATGGTGCATCAGGAGTTGGTGCAGATTGAGGAGATGACCGTGGCGGAAAATATTTTCGTAGGACGGTATAAGTCGAATGCGGGAATTGTGGATGGGAAGGGTCTGAAGAGAGAGGCCGAGGAGCTGATGGACCGGATCGGAATCCATTTTCCGCCGGATTCGCTGGTGCGGCAGTACAGTGTTGCACAGCGCCAGCTAATTGAGATTGCAAAGGCCCTGTCCTACGACGCTTCAATTATTATCTTCGATGAACCGACGGCGGCCCTTACCACCGAGGAGACGGAAAATCTCTATCAGATTATCAGAAAGCTCAGGGAGGAAGGAATTGCGGTAATTTTGATTTCCCACAGGATGGAAGATATCTTTGCCGTCGGCGATCGGGTGGAGGTGCTGCGTGACGGGGAACCGTCGGGGGCCTTAAGCGTCGGCGGGGCTACGGTGGACGGCATTGTCAGAATGATGATAGGAAGACAGCCGGAACAACAGTTTCCCGATAAAACCAACCAGGCCGGTGACACAATACTGGAGGTAAAACATCTGACCAACGGCCGCATCACGGATATCTCATTTGAGCTGAAGAAGGGAGAGATTCTGGGCGTGGCCGGTCTGGTGGGAGCGGGGAGGACCGAGCTTCTCAGGGCGATTTTCGGAGTGGACGGCTGCGAGGGGGAATTGGTTCTTGAGGGAGTTTCTATTAAGAACCATTCGCCTGCGGAAGGGCTGAAAAGAGGATTCGCCCTGGTGCCGGAGGACAGAAAAGATCAGGGGTTAATTCTGGAACAGTCAATCCTGCAGAATCTAATCCTCAGCGTGCTGAAGAAGATTTCCGCATTTGGAATAATGAGCAGGAAAAAATCGCAGGAGCTGAGCTGGGAGTATATTGATAAACTGAAAATCCGCTCTTCCGGAAGCGGAATGATGGTCCGCATGTTAAGCGGAGGCAACCAGCAGAAGGTGGTGCTTGGTAAATGTCTGGCCTCATCCCCGTCCATCCTGCTTCTGGATGAGCCGACCAGGGGAGTGGATGTCGGAGCAAAGGCCGAGATATACAGAATTATCAATGAACTGGCTGCGGATGGGATGGCGATTATCGTGGTATCCTCTGAGATGACGGAGCTTTTGGGAATCAGCGACCGGATCCTGGTGATGCACGAGGGATATTTGTCCGGGGAGCTTGAAAGGGAAGAGGCGACGGAGGAGACGATTATAAAGCTGGCGATTTCGCATTCTCCCAAAATCTGTGTGTGA
- a CDS encoding sugar ABC transporter substrate-binding protein, whose product MRRKMTGVLLAAAMAASLLSGCGSKQEETKGAAKTEESAAKEADSEDTKAEEPKTEKKAAGEELTIAIVPWNMAMSFESSFAYTAQEEIESRGWKAVIMDPAGDWASEYTIIENLVTQGVDGIIYTAIDTDGANDAVAIAREAGIPIVDFDCLASDGTADASVCYDDYQGGVMAAEQSMEALGGKKNAQIIVFEDEPSIASSGLRINGFKDYLAENYPDVEVVMNRASDRTSDGCYIWATDMITAYPDADAFFCYWAECTMATYNALQDAGKTDVYVIGYDATEEQKELMVNTGEDCRLYASPGMSSVKMAVKCVEFMEQILNGKYTRSGPEDIFEFKPELLTVHNAKEFDIDK is encoded by the coding sequence ATGAGACGAAAGATGACGGGTGTATTACTGGCGGCTGCAATGGCGGCATCACTGCTGAGCGGATGCGGCAGCAAACAGGAAGAGACAAAAGGAGCGGCAAAGACGGAGGAAAGTGCCGCCAAAGAGGCTGATAGTGAGGATACGAAGGCGGAGGAGCCAAAGACGGAGAAAAAAGCGGCGGGAGAGGAGCTCACGATCGCGATTGTTCCCTGGAATATGGCAATGTCTTTTGAGTCATCATTTGCCTACACCGCGCAGGAGGAGATTGAATCCAGGGGATGGAAAGCAGTAATCATGGATCCGGCCGGGGACTGGGCATCCGAATATACGATTATTGAGAATCTTGTCACACAGGGAGTGGATGGAATCATTTATACGGCTATCGATACGGACGGCGCCAACGATGCGGTGGCAATCGCCAGAGAAGCCGGAATCCCAATTGTAGACTTCGACTGCCTGGCATCGGACGGTACGGCCGATGCATCGGTGTGCTACGACGATTATCAGGGCGGAGTCATGGCGGCAGAGCAGAGCATGGAGGCTCTGGGAGGTAAAAAGAATGCGCAGATTATTGTGTTTGAGGACGAGCCGTCCATCGCATCCAGCGGCCTGAGAATCAACGGATTTAAGGATTACCTGGCGGAGAATTATCCCGACGTGGAGGTAGTGATGAACCGGGCGTCGGACAGAACCTCCGACGGATGTTATATTTGGGCTACCGATATGATCACGGCATACCCGGATGCCGACGCCTTCTTCTGCTATTGGGCCGAGTGTACGATGGCAACATACAATGCGCTTCAGGATGCCGGTAAGACGGATGTCTACGTAATCGGATACGACGCAACCGAGGAGCAGAAAGAACTGATGGTGAATACGGGAGAGGACTGCAGACTTTACGCCAGCCCGGGTATGTCTTCCGTAAAGATGGCCGTCAAATGCGTGGAATTTATGGAACAGATATTAAACGGAAAGTACACGAGAAGCGGTCCGGAGGACATCTTTGAATTCAAACCGGAACTGCTGACCGTGCATAATGCGAAGGAATTTGATATTGATAAGTAA
- a CDS encoding ABC transporter permease: MKTKEETEVSIWHRVKHSKYFELSGLLCLIIVFSAVVQSYSGNFLTLANANNVLKEIVVYGILACALAFPLINGTFDLSIESISALGGTCCALLVTDGLFGVKTNLFCAIVISVFICCIFGAVNGLIVSRTKIDPFIVTLGTQTAIRGIVYIVCKNTAVTSLPRAFKNLSSGKFGGISVSIYILIAVFVLVAFVLGKTTYGKKIYAIGGSYQAAFISGINVRRIRFSTYVISAGLACIAGVLSTARVGSATPNAGSGYAAIAISACAIGGVSLNGGKGMVLGIFLGALMMGMITNGMNLMFIGSNWQYVVRGSLMVLAVFYAQWFNRISSKEAKKK; encoded by the coding sequence ATGAAGACAAAAGAAGAAACAGAAGTCAGTATATGGCATCGGGTAAAGCACTCAAAATATTTTGAGTTGTCCGGCCTGCTTTGCCTGATTATCGTATTTTCGGCCGTCGTCCAGAGCTACAGCGGTAATTTCCTGACACTGGCCAATGCGAATAATGTCCTGAAGGAAATCGTGGTATATGGAATTCTGGCATGTGCCCTGGCGTTTCCGCTGATTAACGGCACATTCGATTTGTCCATTGAGTCCATCAGTGCCCTTGGAGGAACCTGCTGTGCATTGCTCGTTACGGACGGACTCTTTGGAGTTAAGACAAATCTTTTCTGTGCGATTGTGATTTCAGTTTTTATCTGCTGTATCTTCGGGGCGGTGAATGGACTAATTGTATCACGGACAAAAATTGACCCGTTTATTGTGACACTGGGAACGCAGACCGCCATCAGGGGGATTGTCTATATCGTCTGTAAAAATACAGCCGTGACTTCTCTGCCGAGAGCCTTTAAGAACTTAAGCTCCGGCAAGTTTGGGGGAATCTCCGTGTCCATCTACATTTTAATAGCGGTATTCGTGCTGGTGGCTTTTGTGCTGGGGAAGACGACCTACGGTAAAAAGATATACGCAATCGGAGGCAGCTATCAGGCGGCCTTTATATCCGGCATCAATGTGAGGCGGATCCGGTTTTCCACCTATGTTATAAGCGCCGGTCTGGCCTGCATCGCGGGAGTGCTGTCCACTGCGCGGGTAGGTTCCGCCACACCGAATGCGGGGAGCGGTTATGCGGCCATTGCCATTTCCGCCTGCGCGATCGGAGGTGTCTCCCTCAACGGGGGCAAAGGGATGGTTCTGGGTATCTTTCTGGGGGCTCTGATGATGGGAATGATTACGAATGGAATGAACCTGATGTTTATCGGCTCCAACTGGCAGTATGTGGTGAGGGGCAGCCTGATGGTACTGGCCGTGTTCTATGCGCAGTGGTTTAACAGGATATCGAGTAAAGAGGCAAAGAAAAAGTAA
- a CDS encoding helix-turn-helix domain-containing protein, translating to MDSTKNYPDCPVEMTLQLIGEKWKVLIIRDLLTGTKRFNELMRSVTGITQKVLTSNLRAMESAGLINRKVYAEVPPRVEYSLTETGYSLKPILDSMVAWGTAYKNSQDT from the coding sequence ATGGATTCAACAAAAAATTATCCCGACTGCCCGGTGGAGATGACGCTGCAGCTCATCGGCGAAAAATGGAAGGTGCTCATTATCCGCGATTTACTGACCGGGACAAAACGTTTCAACGAACTGATGCGTTCCGTCACCGGCATTACCCAGAAGGTTTTGACCAGCAATCTGCGCGCAATGGAAAGCGCCGGGCTTATCAACCGCAAAGTCTATGCCGAAGTTCCTCCCCGGGTGGAATATTCCCTGACAGAGACGGGTTACAGCCTGAAGCCGATTCTGGATTCCATGGTGGCCTGGGGAACGGCCTATAAGAACAGCCAGGACACCTGA
- a CDS encoding amidohydrolase family protein has protein sequence MIIDAHMHLAESGGFSAETYGKYGMSFPKKTTDVDFLVESYRRAGVEKAVAMGQAMRRIFDTSFGEEYVMECYHKYPDFFIPFCSVEAVDKGGRFNRKDFEYLKRAVLENGCRGVLMAPPFSHYHSNVNAAYPFYEFADEQGIVVQFHHSAQIGKAILAPAEYTSLYDLNEIVLDFPNLRINVEHLGYPWAEQLFTQMATDENLYTDLAMCYDREVSTVWNLVLAKEYGVIGQVMFATDFVACNFDCFGEDPYDDVTRWVEYVTEKINIICKASGWPLFTGEEIDGIMYRNAARLHRIQV, from the coding sequence ATGATTATTGACGCGCATATGCATTTGGCAGAGAGCGGAGGTTTTTCGGCAGAGACATACGGGAAATACGGGATGTCGTTTCCGAAAAAAACGACGGATGTGGATTTTCTGGTGGAGAGTTACAGGCGGGCGGGAGTAGAAAAAGCGGTCGCTATGGGACAGGCGATGCGGAGGATCTTCGACACTTCATTTGGTGAAGAGTACGTGATGGAATGTTATCACAAATATCCCGATTTTTTTATCCCGTTTTGCAGCGTGGAGGCGGTGGACAAGGGCGGACGGTTCAATAGGAAAGACTTCGAATATCTGAAACGGGCCGTTTTGGAAAATGGATGCAGGGGCGTTTTGATGGCTCCTCCGTTCAGCCATTACCACTCCAATGTAAACGCGGCTTATCCTTTCTATGAATTTGCAGATGAGCAGGGAATTGTGGTTCAGTTCCACCACTCCGCGCAGATCGGAAAGGCAATTCTGGCGCCGGCCGAGTACACCTCGCTCTACGACCTGAATGAGATAGTCCTGGATTTTCCGAACCTGAGAATCAACGTGGAGCATCTGGGATACCCCTGGGCGGAACAGCTCTTTACGCAGATGGCTACGGATGAGAATCTCTATACGGATTTGGCCATGTGCTACGACCGGGAAGTTTCCACGGTCTGGAACCTGGTTTTAGCGAAAGAATACGGCGTAATCGGCCAGGTGATGTTCGCCACCGACTTTGTGGCCTGCAATTTCGACTGTTTTGGAGAGGATCCCTATGACGACGTGACGCGGTGGGTGGAATACGTGACAGAGAAGATAAACATCATATGTAAGGCCAGTGGATGGCCGTTGTTCACCGGGGAGGAAATCGACGGGATTATGTATCGGAATGCGGCAAGGCTGCACAGGATTCAGGTTTAA
- a CDS encoding DUF3795 domain-containing protein, with protein sequence MKDFIRDDDLFSLCGLNCGLCTMHIDGYCPGCGGGEGNQSCRIAKCSLKRNSENSNSEKDGPGRGKIDYCHQCPDFPCEKYETIDEYDSFITHRNRRRDLDKHRNIGKEAYQEEQIRKAEILGELLEKYNDGRRKSFFCLAVNLLECDELQAVMDQVKACPDQAGQTIKERAACVVKLLQGAADERGIVLKLKKKNKKEK encoded by the coding sequence ATGAAAGATTTTATCAGGGATGATGATTTATTTTCACTCTGCGGCCTGAACTGCGGGCTCTGTACGATGCATATCGACGGGTACTGTCCCGGATGCGGGGGCGGGGAGGGAAACCAGTCCTGCCGGATTGCAAAATGCAGTTTGAAAAGAAACAGTGAAAACAGCAACAGTGAAAAAGACGGGCCCGGCAGGGGAAAAATAGATTACTGCCATCAATGTCCTGATTTTCCCTGCGAGAAATATGAAACGATTGATGAATACGATTCTTTCATCACGCACCGCAACAGGAGAAGGGATTTAGATAAGCACCGGAACATTGGGAAAGAAGCATATCAGGAGGAGCAGATAAGAAAGGCGGAGATACTCGGCGAACTTCTGGAAAAATATAACGACGGCCGCAGAAAAAGCTTCTTCTGCCTGGCGGTTAATCTCTTAGAATGCGATGAGCTGCAGGCGGTTATGGATCAGGTGAAAGCCTGTCCGGATCAGGCTGGTCAAACGATAAAAGAGAGGGCGGCCTGTGTGGTAAAACTGCTGCAGGGCGCTGCCGACGAACGGGGGATTGTGTTGAAACTGAAAAAGAAAAATAAAAAGGAAAAATAA
- a CDS encoding C45 family peptidase, with amino-acid sequence MYHARFKGTHYEIGLKWGGLLLKNGRSLLEGVPFPITEERISFSRQCLPFYQEYYPEVLEEIEGIAKGQKIPSDQLLAVLLGMYCIMPENKCSCVAFKSEGHIILARNSDFLTAIEKLYMNCIYKFETSGVETSGKGGLTYSFQGNTTAFVEMEDGVNEHGLAIGLTSVYPAVLGVGLNAGMLLRYGLERCRTVKEFTEALKVLPIASSQTFTAADQSGDIAVIECNCERISVERPDGRRGYVSAVNSFHSEKMQRYVCRDIDDWNAEERYQTIETAFRSDEMRDMEFAERLLSGCYGFICQYDRSTGKDTVWSAVYDLETLEIRRCEGNPSRKKFRQDTRFLISGQ; translated from the coding sequence ATGTATCATGCAAGGTTTAAGGGAACACATTACGAAATCGGATTAAAATGGGGCGGCCTGCTGCTGAAAAACGGCAGGAGTCTGCTGGAAGGAGTTCCTTTCCCAATCACGGAGGAGAGGATTTCATTCAGCAGGCAGTGTCTTCCGTTTTATCAGGAGTATTATCCCGAAGTGCTGGAAGAGATAGAGGGAATTGCAAAGGGACAGAAGATCCCTTCAGACCAACTGTTGGCTGTGCTCCTGGGCATGTACTGCATTATGCCGGAAAATAAATGTTCCTGCGTGGCTTTTAAGAGTGAAGGCCATATCATTCTGGCCAGAAACAGCGATTTTCTGACCGCGATTGAGAAACTGTATATGAATTGCATTTATAAGTTTGAGACATCCGGGGTTGAGACATCGGGAAAAGGCGGGCTCACGTACTCCTTCCAGGGCAACACCACCGCATTTGTGGAAATGGAGGACGGCGTGAACGAGCACGGCCTGGCGATTGGGTTGACATCCGTGTATCCTGCCGTTCTGGGCGTCGGCCTGAATGCCGGTATGCTTCTGCGGTACGGCCTGGAACGGTGCAGGACGGTGAAGGAGTTTACGGAGGCGCTGAAAGTGCTTCCCATTGCATCCAGCCAGACGTTTACCGCGGCCGACCAGTCGGGAGATATTGCCGTTATTGAGTGTAACTGTGAGAGGATAAGTGTGGAACGTCCGGACGGGAGGCGCGGATATGTTTCGGCCGTCAATTCATTCCATTCTGAGAAAATGCAGCGGTATGTGTGCCGGGATATTGACGACTGGAACGCAGAAGAGCGGTATCAGACGATTGAAACAGCGTTTCGCTCGGATGAAATGCGGGATATGGAATTTGCAGAACGGTTATTGTCGGGCTGCTACGGTTTTATATGCCAGTATGACCGCAGCACGGGAAAGGACACGGTGTGGTCGGCTGTCTATGACTTGGAAACACTGGAAATCCGGCGCTGTGAGGGAAATCCCTCCAGGAAGAAATTCAGGCAGGATACGCGCTTTTTGATTTCGGGACAGTAA
- a CDS encoding ABC transporter ATP-binding protein, translating to MEILRVEHLCKEYGKGGNRVDALKDVCFSVEKGEFVAVIGQSGSGKSTLLHLAGGVDIPSSGHIYVDGCDLYSKSRKELAIFRRRQVGLIYQFYNLIPVLNVVDNMTLPVKLDGQKINKARLEELLEILNLKDRAGHLPGQLSGGQQQRVAIGRALMNAPALVLADEPTGNLDSVNSQEIMELFKYSNKKYRQTMIIITHDEQVALQADRIIRLEDGRIVSDSRNRGEE from the coding sequence ATGGAGATACTGAGAGTGGAACATCTGTGTAAGGAATATGGAAAAGGCGGAAACAGGGTGGATGCCCTGAAAGACGTCTGTTTCTCCGTGGAAAAAGGGGAATTTGTGGCAGTGATAGGACAGTCAGGCTCAGGGAAGTCTACGCTTCTTCACCTGGCCGGGGGAGTGGATATACCCTCTTCCGGGCATATCTATGTGGACGGCTGTGACCTCTATTCCAAGAGCAGAAAGGAGCTGGCGATATTCCGCCGCAGGCAGGTGGGTCTGATTTACCAGTTTTATAACTTGATACCGGTGCTGAATGTGGTGGACAATATGACCCTTCCCGTAAAACTGGATGGACAGAAGATAAACAAAGCGCGTCTGGAGGAGCTGCTGGAGATTCTGAACCTGAAGGACCGTGCCGGCCATCTGCCGGGCCAGCTCTCCGGCGGACAGCAGCAGAGAGTGGCAATCGGCAGGGCTCTTATGAACGCCCCGGCCCTTGTCCTGGCAGATGAACCGACGGGGAACCTCGACAGCGTGAACAGCCAGGAAATTATGGAATTGTTTAAATACTCCAATAAAAAGTACCGTCAAACAATGATTATCATCACTCACGACGAACAGGTCGCGCTTCAGGCCGATCGGATTATCCGGCTGGAAGACGGCAGGATTGTTTCAGACAGCCGGAACAGAGGGGAGGAATAA
- a CDS encoding HAMP domain-containing sensor histidine kinase — protein MMRLLRNPELKVVVGIYLLFSVASSAAAAVWNPFFALYVAVVCLIAGIIFICFTKKRYDRLVELSAELDEILHGEGGISMLPDREGELAVLGSKIYKMTVRLQEQAEELGREKAFLQNSLEDISHQVKTPLTTIRLLLKRIREATDEKEKFEAFYDMDRLLTRTEWLIATLLKIARLESGTLEFKSEPMSVSQLLERALEPLEIPMELKGQTLLVEGTENSFYTGDLLWSAEALGNVLKNCVEHTPEGGTIMVCADENPVYTRIRIRDNGDGFAEEDLSRLFERFYRGKNIQPGGAGIGLALAGMIIRKQNGTIRAGNIEDGGAEFDIRFYKGAV, from the coding sequence ATGATGAGATTATTAAGAAATCCGGAATTAAAGGTAGTCGTGGGAATTTATCTGTTGTTTTCTGTGGCTTCATCGGCTGCGGCTGCAGTGTGGAACCCGTTTTTTGCCCTGTATGTGGCGGTAGTCTGTCTGATTGCCGGAATTATTTTTATTTGCTTTACGAAAAAAAGATATGACCGTCTGGTGGAGCTGTCCGCCGAACTGGATGAAATACTGCACGGCGAAGGAGGAATTTCCATGCTTCCCGATCGGGAGGGGGAACTGGCGGTTCTCGGAAGCAAGATCTATAAGATGACGGTCCGTTTACAGGAGCAGGCGGAGGAATTGGGGAGGGAGAAGGCATTTCTTCAGAATTCATTGGAAGATATCTCCCATCAGGTGAAAACGCCTCTGACCACGATCCGTCTGCTCCTGAAACGGATAAGAGAAGCCACGGACGAGAAGGAAAAATTTGAAGCATTTTATGACATGGACCGGCTTCTGACAAGGACGGAATGGCTGATTGCCACGCTGTTGAAAATTGCGAGGCTGGAGTCGGGAACCCTGGAGTTTAAAAGTGAGCCAATGTCTGTTTCACAGCTTCTTGAAAGGGCGCTGGAACCTCTGGAAATACCAATGGAATTAAAGGGGCAGACCCTGCTTGTGGAGGGGACGGAAAACTCCTTTTATACAGGGGATTTGCTGTGGTCCGCCGAGGCTCTGGGCAATGTCCTTAAAAATTGTGTGGAACATACGCCGGAGGGCGGAACCATCATGGTTTGTGCGGATGAGAATCCAGTCTATACCCGGATTCGGATAAGAGATAATGGGGACGGTTTCGCAGAGGAAGATTTAAGCCGTCTATTCGAGCGTTTTTACAGGGGAAAGAATATCCAGCCGGGCGGCGCCGGAATCGGCCTGGCGCTGGCGGGTATGATAATCAGAAAGCAGAACGGAACCATCAGGGCGGGGAATATAGAGGACGGCGGCGCAGAATTTGATATCCGGTTTTATAAGGGAGCGGTTTAA